From Salmo salar chromosome ssa09, Ssal_v3.1, whole genome shotgun sequence:
tttttgtttgataaagttcatatttatatctaaaatcagcattttacatcggcgcgtgacgttcagaaaatattttccctcaaatactgctggtgaatcagcgccacaatttccaaaaatacttgtcataaacgttgatacaaaattaaactgtcattcaaagaattatagatgaacatctcctttatgcaaacgctatgaaagatttcaaaaaagcttcacgaggaaagcactctttgcaataatctgagtactgagctcggCTATAGAGATACACTAGGCTATAgagatagccgccatcttggagtcatctaaaatcataatttgcattagaaatattcccttacctttgatgatcttcatcagaaggcacttccaggaatcccaggtccacaacaaatgttgttttgttcaataaagtccataatttatttccaaataactccttgttgttcacgcgttcagtaagctactccaaatgtagaaagcgcgcggacgatgtcgcaacgaaaagttaaaaaaagttgtatttacgttcgttcaaacatgtcaaacattgtaaaacatcaatctttagggccttcagaacgtgaagattcagtaatatttcaaccggacggttcctgtgtcttgaaaaaggttttggaacgggaGGATCCATCCTCATGAACGCGCGTCAAGAAGTGATGTCATTCTCTGGGTGACAAACTTCCCAggcttctcattcggtctctgttcatcgtagacgcttcaaacaactttctaaagactgttgacatctagtggaagcctggggaagtgcaaaatgaaccctcaCTCACAGTGTGTttgattggcaatgacttgaaaggactacaagcaccagaattctcacttcctgctttttctcaggattttgcctgccatacgagttctgctgtactcacagacatcattcaaacagttttagaaacttcagtgttttctatccaaatccgagttgtaggccgtttaatttgggtatgtttttcatccggccgtgaaaatactgccccctaccataGAGAAGTTAACCAATCTACATTGGATATTCACTGTTTGCTTCACACTCATTTTATTGGTTATTGATCTTATCATTTACATTCTAAGAAATAGCAATTCACAGGATCCACTATTCCTCCTGTCAAAAGGGTTAGTCATTCACCCTTATTCTCTCTTACATGTTCAACACCCCACTGTTCAGTATTCAACTTTCACTTCTCTATTTTCACTACCCGTATCTCTCAGGCGACATAGACATTTATCTTATGCCTACAAACAGTACTGTCAACTGGGCTCTCACTAGCCCTGCCAAGTCCACTCTCTGGGATTTAGGATCCTTGTCACTACTTTTACTTTCACtacaaattaatttaaattgacttGCTGAAATTTAGTGGGTTGTAAATTGACTTACTGAAATTCAGTGGGTTGTCGTGTTCAGATTTGTGAATGTGGTGTGTTCCCCCAGGCAGTCATCAGTGTAGGTCTGGTCAGGGCGGGTCCATGTCTTCTTTGGTTGGACAGGAATTTCTCTCACACAAACAGTGCCACCGGTGTCTCCTTCGCATACCTTCACTGATGCTCTCCCCATACACAATCCCACATCTAAGTTTGTGCCGCATTTTAAAATTGGTCCACAGGCATCACACTATGTGGTAGAGAATGCTACTTCTAGGAATGCACAATTCCTCTTCACTTAGCGCAAAGTGATTTACCCGCATCGACAATTTAAACATTTGCATTACAATGTAAACGTACTCAATGTTGTTTTGTAATCAAGTCATTAACTACAAGTACTTGACTCTGACTTCCTTACTCCCAGGGTTCCGTGGAGCTGAGATGTGGAACCCCAACACCAAGATGAGTGAAGACTGTCTCTACCTCAACATATGGACTCCTCCCCCTTTGTTTAAGACACATCCTAAACGTCCCAAGAGCTCCCCCCCTGGTTCCTCATTGGCTCCTGTCATGGTGTGGATATATGGGGGCGGGTTCACTACAGGCACCGCATCCCTAGACCTGTATGATGGACAATTCCTTAGCCAATCAGAAGGCGTCGTAGTGGTGTCTATGAACTACAGGTTGTCCTGGCACAATATAATTCAACTAAAGTACTTATTTGAGCttcatgttttcatgttttaAAAATACACCAATAATAATGTTTGTTTTGATTGGACACAGGCTCGGCCCATTGGGTTTCCTGTCTCTTCCTGAGAGCGAGGGTGTCCGTGGTAACGCTGGAATGCTGGACCAGCGCTTGGCTCTGTACTGGGTAGCCAATAACATCGCTGCCTTCGGCGGCGACCCTTCAAAGGTTACTCAGATTTTTTTCTATTACTCtttattttgttattattctTTGTTTTACCATGTTTAGTTATTCTCTGTTTTTATGTTGTTGTCAGGTGACGTTGTTTGGGGAGAGTGCGGGCTCTGCGTCTGTgggtctccatctcctctcccctggcaGCCATGGTCTGTTCAACAGGGCAATACTACAGAGTGGTTCCCCTAACACTCCATGGGCTGTCATAACTCAACAGCAGGCCTGGAACAGGTCCCTGTCCCTAGGTAGGCTGCTGGGTTGTCCCCTGGCACCTCTGGCTGTCCTGGAGCAGTGTCTACAGAGAGCCCATCCAGAGGATATCATCAAGCAGCAGTACagcgtcctctctctccccacactcctAGCATTACCATTCCCCCCCTCTGTCGACCACAACTTCCTACCAGACATGCCAGAGGtgtgtatgaatttatggttgctTGTTTTGGGCCCAAAGGCACTGAACAAACAAGCAGTTGAATCCCGTATATATTTACAATGCATAATGTCATAATTTCTAATCTTCTTTATCTGGTCCTATAGGTTCTGCTCCGGACGGGACACTTCCTGAAGACAGAGGTGCTGATTGGTTTGAACCAAGATGAGGGGACCTACTTCCTGGTTTACGGGGCGCCAGGATATGACATCACTAGCCAGAGCCTGATCAGCAGGGAGAACTTCCTTAAAGGGGTGGACCTAGTGTTGCCGGGATTCAGTGATGTCACGAGGGAGACCGCCATCTTCCAGTACACTGATTGGTCGGATGAGAATAGTGGGATGAAGAATCGTGATTTGCTTGGGCGAATGTTGGGAGACCGTGATTTTAACTGCCCTGTGCTGGAGTTTGCCCAGAGGTAAGGACAACATATTAAAGAGTTTCACAAAGCTCTAATGCAGGGCTGTCCAATCCTTCAGTTCATCAACAAGGTAAATACTGGAATCAAGTGCATTAGATTAGGGTTCGCGTGAAAATGTACAGGATGGTAACTCTCTATGAACATGGTTGGAGAGCCCAGCTCTAATGTTTGCACAAATACTGCATGTACAGCAATGTGTTAATTACATGCGATGTTGAGTTATGTAGTTAGTATCTGGCCCCTTCTGCTCAGTTTGTAATGAACTCACCAATCATTACCATACCTGCCCCCAGGTACACAGAACATGGAGGTAAAGCCCGACTCTTCCTGTTTGATCACCACTCCTCCACCAATCCCTGGCCAGCATGGATGGGCGTGATGCACGGCTATGAGATTGAGTTTGTCTTTGGAATGCCACTGAACAGAACCCTGGGATACCTGGAGGAGGAAGTGGTCATGAGCAGGAGGATGATGAAGTACTGGGCCAACATGGCTAGGACCGGGTgagatttattttacctttatttaactaggcaagtctgttagtGATAGTGATCACCTGTAAGTGATCCCTTACCGCGccaatcccgttaccgggatcaatttgacaacatccagtgaaattgcagagcaccaaattcaaactacagaaatatcaATATTCAAGATCCACGAAGATATaactgtaatacatcaaaataaagcttaacttcttgttaacctgttatggctagagggcagtattttcacggctggataaaaaacgtacccgatttaatctggttactactcctgcccagtaactagaatatgcatataattattggctttggatagaaaacactccaaagtttctaaaacagtttgaatggtgtctgtgagtataacagaactcaaatggcaggtcaaaacctgagagattcctttacaggaagtggcctgtctgaccatttcttgaacttctttgccatctctatcttttacaaaggatctctgctttaacgtgacacttcctacatcttccatgggcgctcagagcccgggaaaaacctgaatgtcgtcatcccagccccaggctgaaacacattatcgcctttctcaagtggccgatcaagggactgtgggcttaggcgcgtgccctggctgcccccgtctttgtgatttttcctctgtttgccgaaaaggagattcccggtcggaatattatcgcttttttacgagaaaaatggcataaaaattgattttaaacagcggttgacatgcttcgaagtacggtaatgaaatatttagaaatcttttacatttacatttacgtcatttagcagacgctcttatccagagcgtcttacagtagtgaatgcatacatttcatacaatttcatacatttcatacattttttatctgtgctggccccccgtgggaatcgaacccacaaccctggtgttgcaaacaccatgctctaccaactgagctacagggaaggcttttgtcacgaaatgcgtcgtgcgcgtgacccttatttaccattcggatagtgtctagaacgcacaaacaaaacgccgctgttggaacataacgatggattattttggaccaaaccaacatttgttattgaagtagaagtcctcggAGTACAATCTGACGatgaacaccaaaggtaatcatacttttgtaatagtaaatctgattttggtgaatgctaaacttgctgggtgtttaaatagctagccctgtgatgccgggctatctactgagaatattgcaaaatgtgctttcaccgaaaagctattttaaaatcggacatatcgagtgcatagaggagttctgtatctataattcttaaaataattgttatgctttttgtgaacgtttatcgtgagtaatttagtaaattgttagtaaattcgccggaagtttgcgggggttatgctagttctgaacgtcacatgctaatgtaaaaagctggattttgatataaatatgaacttgattgaacaaaacatgcatgtattgtataacataatgtcctaggtgtgtcatctgatgaagatcatcaaaggttagtgctgcatttagctgtcttctgggtttttgtgacattatatgctagcttgaaaaatgggtgtctgattatttctggctgggtactctgctgacataatctaatgttttgctttcgttgtaaagcctttttgaaatcggacagtgtggttagattaacgagagtcttgtctttaaatagctgtaaaatattcatatgtttgagaaattgaagtaatagcatttctaaggtatttgaaaatcgcgccacaggattcaactggctgttacgtaggtgggacgaatgcgTCCCGCCggtcctagagaggttaagaagtgtatctttaaaatggtgcaaaATACAACTTTgatttatgacattttgttgttttgaatttggcgctctgatttttcactggctgttgaatagtgtgaaccgtggctggggcggtagcgtcccacctgcccaagagaggttaatccagccgcagtgtcagatttcaaaaaggctttatggcgaaagcagaccatgcgattatctgaggatagCGCCCCACATGCAAACACATGGAAATAATTTTCAaccgacacaaaagtcagaaataatgatacctttgaagatctttttctgttggcactccaaaatgtcccagaaacatcacaaatggtccttttgttcgataatgtccttctttatatcacaAAAATGTAAATTTCTTCGGcgtgtttgattcagaaatacaccggttccaactcgcccaacatgactacaaagtatctaataagttacctgtaaacttggtccaaacatttcaaacaactttcctaatccaacctaaGGTATCCGAAAACAAAAAtaatcgatacaatttaagacaggataaactgtttccaataccggataaaaacaacatGAAGCACTTTCCAGTTCACACACACCAAACAGTAGAATCCATCTGGAGTGACACTTACAAAGAACAgccctacttcttcatttctcaaaagaaaaacatagaTTTTACATATGAGATatttgaaagtagccaccctttgtcttgatgacagctttgcacactgttggcattctctcaaccagccttaTGATGCGGTCCATGAGTTGCTGAAAGGTCGCTGGGGCCCCATGGAGCCCAAAAGGAAGAACACGGTAATGCTGTAGCCTCCCCAGGGTGGAGAAGGCATTCTTCTCCCAGGAGGCTGCTGCTAGCAGCACCTGCCAGTACCCCTTCGTCAGGTCCAAGATGCTGACGTATCTCGCCATCCCCAAGCGGTCGATCAGTTTGTCCACCTGGGGCATGGGGTAGGTGTCAAATTTACTGACCTCGTCCAGTCCCTGAAAGTCATTGCAGAAGTGGACGGTTCTGTCCGGTTTCAGTATCGGCACTATAGGTCTTGACCACTCACTATGggactcctccagtaccccatcTCTAGCATTGTCGCCACTTCCCACTGTACCACAGCCATCTGGGCTTCTGGCATCTGGTATGGCCGTATACACATTTTTTTCTCCTGGACGTGTGTGGATATGGTGTTCCACGAGATCAGTGCATCCTGTCACCTCGGTGAACACGGTAGTATTCTGCTGGACCAACTCTCTGAGCTCTTGTCGTTGGGTCGGGCTTAGGTCTTCCCCCATGGCAACTTTGACAGAGGATGGGCTCTGCTGTGGCCAGGTCCATGTTACACACAGTGCCTCTTCTGCGTGACACATCTTCAGTAAGTTCACATGGTAAAGCTGGAGGGGTTTGCCGtcatcctctccctcatctcctccaccTGTTCCACTATGCTGCGAAAGTGTTCGTTTGCTCCTCCCAGACCTTCTTGGCTATGTCCAGCAGTCCGCGGGGCCAATCAGTAGCTCAAAGATGGAGAACCCAGTGGACGCTTGGTGTACCTCGTGTACTGCGAACATGGTCCCagttcctcccatctctctcgaaGACCTTCTTTAGCATCTATTTTAGGGTCTTATTGAAGCGTTCGACTAGGCCGTCCATTTGTGGATGGAACACACTGGTCCTCACCTGTTTGATTCATAATATATTGCAGACATCTTTCATCACAAGAGACATGAATGTGGTGCCCTAGTCCGTCAGGATTTCCCGCGGAATACCCACCCGGCTGAATAAATGAAACAGCTCCCGTGCGATACCTTTCGCAGCTGCCGTGCGTAACGGTATTACCTCAGGATACCGGGTGGCGTAACCCAAGATTACCTGGATGTATTGGTGTTCCTTCGCGGTCTTCACCAATGGACCCACCAGATGCATCACCACCCGCTCAAACGGCACCCCTATAATGTGCAAGGGAAGCAACAGGTTTCTAAAATGTGCCCTCGGAGCTgtgatctggcactccaggcaggtacGGCAGTAGTCCTCCACGGCACGCTTGACTCCAGGGCCAGTGGAACCAATTCCCGATCGCTCCCTGGTTTTCTCCATCCCCAGGTGTGCCCCAAGCAGGTGGGTGTGGGCAAGGTGCAAGACAGTCCTAACATAGTGGCTGGGTATGAGAAACAAGTATTTTGTCTCCCCATTGTGCTTTACTACCTGACACAATAAATTATGCTTGATGGCGAAGTGGGGGTAGCGCCACTCACTTACCCCAGGAAACAGTATGCCATCCACCGCAATCACCTGCCCCCTCGTGTTCTGGAGATTGGGGTCTTCTAACTGGGCGGTCCGGAACTGACCCATAAAGATTCCCTTGTCGGGAGGTCTGTCTGGTGCCTCCACCTCCATAAAGGGGAGCCTGAGGTCTTCCTCGAAAGATGGCTCGCTTCCCAGAGTGGTGTTGTCTCCCTCCTCCAGGTCCGAATCAGGCACAGTGGACAACTCTCGGGGCGTCCTTTTTCCTCTCCTTCCTACCTCGCATGCGTGCCTCCCCAGGTCTATCCTCCACAGCAACCTGGAAGAGAGGTCAATCTCTACCATGGAGAACGGACACAGGCAGGTAAGGAACAGCCCCCACAAGCATCTGGCACTCCCCCCTTGGGTTGGTTATCCACACTGGCAAGGTTGGGTACCTCTTCGTGTCCCTTTGTACACAGGACACTGTCACCTCCTCGTCCCCCAAGTTCGTCTTTCCCCTCTGTGTGAGCCACTACGGGTGGGCCAGGGTCACCATGCTGCCGGACTCCAGCAGAGCGCTGGTGTCGACGCCATCGATTTGTACAGGAACCATCAGAGGAGCCATCTCATTGTGTGCCTTACAGAAGGTGACATAGCTCGCCATCCGGGTTATCCCAAATCACGTAGGTTTGGCTCGGTCCTTCTTCTCAGCTTCTgttctgttggtctctctcttctccctcgtGGTGTACTACAGTGCTCCGTTTATGTGGCCTCCACAGCTGAAACatcacgtttacataagtatttagaccctttactcagtactttgtttaacctctctacgtaacagccagtggaatcccgtggcgcgttattcaaataccttagaaatgctattacttcaatttctcaaacaaatgactattttacaccattttaaagacaagactctcgttaatctaaccacactgtccgatttcaaaaaggctttacaacgaaagcaaaacattagattatgtcagcagagtacccagccagaaataatcagacacccatttttcaagctagcatataatgtcacataaacccaaaccacagctaaatgcagcactaacctttgatgagcttcatcagatgacaatcttaggacatcatgttatacaatacatgcatgttttgttcaatcaagttcatatttatatcaaaaaacagctttttacattaccatgtgacattcagaactagcatacccccgcaaacttccagtgaatttactaaattactcacgataaacgttcacaaaaaacataacaattattttaagaattatagatacagaactcctctatgcactcgctaagtccgattttaaaatagcttttcgggggaaagcacattttgcaatattctaagtagatagcccggcatcacagggcaagctatttagacacctaccaagtttagccctcaccaaagtcagatttactataagaaaaatgttattacctttgctgttcttcgtcagaatgcactcccaggacttctacttcaataacaaatgttggtttggttcaaaataatccatagttatatccaaatagcggcgttttgttcgtgcgttcaagacactatccgaaagggtaaagaagggtgacgcgcccgacgcgtttcgtgacaaaaatattctaaatattcaatttccgtacttcgaagcatgtcaaccgctgtttaaaatcaatttttatgcaatttttctcataaaaaaagtgataattttccaaccgggaatctgtgttttagtacaaagagagagaaaataaaaacatggggtcgcctcgtgcacgcgcctcagtctcattgtcctctgatagaccacttaccaaaggcgctaatgtttttcagccaggggctgcctcgacatcattcagctttttcccaggttctgagagcctatgggagccgtaggaagtgtcacgttacagcaaagatcctaagttttcaataaaaagagtcaagaagcccaaggaatggtcagagagggcacttcctgtacagaatcttctcaggtttatgcctgccatatgagttctgttatactcacagacaccattcaaacagttttagaaactttagggtgttttctatccaaagccaataattacatgcatattctagtttctgggcagtagtaataaccagattaaatcgggtacgttttttatccggccgtgtaaatactgccccctagccctaacaggttaacttctatgggctagcgtcccacctgcggggcacagccagtgaaataaaagggcggcaaattcaaaaacaataaAATGTCATATTTCAACTTTGTCAAACataaaactattttacaccatttcaaaaatacacttctccttgatgtaaccacgttgtccgatttcaaaaaagctttacagcgaaagcaaaacattagattatgttaggagagtacatagacaaaaataatcacacagccattttccaagcaaggacatgtatcaattaaacccaaaacacagctaaatgaagcactaacctttgacgatcttcatcagatgacactcctaggacattatgttacacaatacatgtatgttttgtttgataaagttcatatttatattcaaaaacagcattttacattggcgcatgatgttcagaaaatgtattcccaccaaacgaccggtgaatgtgcacatcaatttgcaaaaatactcatcataaacgttgacaaaatatataacaattatttaaaaaattatagatagactacccctggatgcaaccgctgtgtcagatagctcgccatcacggcgagctattcagacacccgccaagttcggggcaacctaaactcagaattagtattagaaatactctcatacctttgctgatcttcgtcagaatgcactcccaggactgctacttccacaagaaatgttgtttttgttcgaaataatccatatttatatccaaatacctccgttttgttcgtgcgtacagatcacttatccaaaggcataacgcgcgagcgtggaacgagagacgaaaagtcaaaatgttccattaccgtacttagaagcatgtcaaacgctgtttaaaatcaatctttatcgTCTTTTTAACgtagaattgcgataatattccaaccggacaatagcatattcattcaagaagaaaaagaaggaacggcgtgctcgtgTGACCGTggatatccaatccctttgttgccaggaagaccactcagtaactgagctgctattatctgcccagtgacagtaaaatgctcaaaccactttctgaaaggctttagacagccaatggaagtcttaggaagtgcaatatcaccccacagacactgcagCTTCGATAgggaatcaaaagaagaactacaattctcagactttccacttcctgcttgaatttctctcaggtttttgcctgccatatgagttctgttatactaacagacaccattccaacagttttagaaacttcagactgttttctatccaaatctactaataatatgcatattctagtttctgggccagagtagtaacctgtataaattgggtacgtttttcacccggccgtgaaaatactgccccctagcccagacaggttaaacacctttggcagtgattacagcctcaaatcttcttgggtattacgctacaagcgtgacacacttgtatttggggagtgtctcccattctctgcagttcctctcaagctcagtcaggttggatggcggattgtcactgcacagctattttcaggtctctccagagatgtttgattgggttcaagtccgggctctggctggaccactcaacgacattcagagacttgtcccgaaggcatttctgtgttgtcttggctgtctgcttagggttgttgttctgttggaagctGAAAATTTGCCCCagcttcaggtcctgagcgctctggagcaggttttcatcaaggatctctctgtactttgctctgttcattgtTTCCTCGTACCTGACCAGTCCCcttgtccctgccgctgaaaaacattcccacagcatgatgctgccaccaccatgcttcactgtagggatggtgccaggattcatcctaacgtgacacttggcattcccgccaaagagttcaatcttggtttcatcagaccagataatcttgtttctcatggtctgagagtagatgccttttggtaaactccaagcggactgtcatgtgccttctactgaggagtggcttccatctggccactctaaaaataaaggcctgattggtggagtgctgctgagatagtggtcattctggaaggttctcccatcaccactCTAGTGCTCTGTTAGAGTtttcatcgggttcttggtcacctccctgaccaatgcccttctcccccgattgctcagtttggccgggcagccagctctaggaagagtcttggtgattccaaacttcttccttttaagaatgatggtggccactgtgttcttggggatcttcaatgctgcagaattattttggtacccttctccagatctgtgcctcgacacaatcctgtctctgagctctactgacatttcctttgacctcatggcttggtttttgctctgacatgcactgacaactgtgggaccttatatagatgggATTAGACAGGATTaacctgagctcaacttcgagtctcaaagcaaagggtctgaatacttatgtaaataaggtttttctgtttttctttttttatacatttgcaaacatttctaaaaatctgtttttctttgtcattgatgaggattttattttatttttaaggctgtagcgtaacaaaatgtggaaaaagtaaaggcgtctgaatactttctgaatgcactgtacctacATAGTAACATACATACATTATAATAGAAAAACAATACGAGGTTTAAGTCAGTGTAAAATTACTCTCATGGTTTACTTACATAATT
This genomic window contains:
- the LOC106613213 gene encoding cholinesterase isoform X1; its protein translation is MHWPRYTPLQPQISLSRITEERRNQRGPERVTMVTTHTHITLSLLLFHILPATTTQVDDLIDDVIVATNRGRVRGTRLPVPGGGYVRAFLGIPYGNPPIGELRFRPPQPADGWTGVLHATRYPNSCLQPQDTLFPGFRGAEMWNPNTKMSEDCLYLNIWTPPPLFKTHPKRPKSSPPGSSLAPVMVWIYGGGFTTGTASLDLYDGQFLSQSEGVVVVSMNYRLGPLGFLSLPESEGVRGNAGMLDQRLALYWVANNIAAFGGDPSKVTLFGESAGSASVGLHLLSPGSHGLFNRAILQSGSPNTPWAVITQQQAWNRSLSLGRLLGCPLAPLAVLEQCLQRAHPEDIIKQQYSVLSLPTLLALPFPPSVDHNFLPDMPEVLLRTGHFLKTEVLIGLNQDEGTYFLVYGAPGYDITSQSLISRENFLKGVDLVLPGFSDVTRETAIFQYTDWSDENSGMKNRDLLGRMLGDRDFNCPVLEFAQRYTEHGGKARLFLFDHHSSTNPWPAWMGVMHGYEIEFVFGMPLNRTLGYLEEEVVMSRRMMKYWANMARTGNPSIEEGDWPLFTVDQQEYITLNSSPPHTQKRLAAHQCQFWNNFLPKLQDITVSVDELEQQWRNHFHRWMSYMLEWKNYYSDHSLSSPEGQKQQDCDQRPLEP
- the LOC106613213 gene encoding cholinesterase isoform X2 → MHWPRYTPLQPQISLSRITEERRNQRGPERVTMVTTHTHITLSLLLFHILPATTTQVDDLIDDVIVATNRGRVRGTRLPVPGGGYVRAFLGIPYGNPPIGELRFRPPQPADGWTGVLHATRYPNSCLQPQDTLFPGFRGAEMWNPNTKMSEDCLYLNIWTPPPLFKTHPKRPKSSPPGSSLAPVMVWIYGGGFTTGTASLDLYDGQFLSQSEGVVVVSMNYRLGPLGFLSLPESEGVRGNAGMLDQRLALYWVANNIAAFGGDPSKVTLFGESAGSASVGLHLLSPGSHGLFNRAILQSGSPNTPWAVITQQQAWNRSLSLGRLLGCPLAPLAVLEQCLQRAHPEDIIKQQYSVLSLPTLLALPFPPSVDHNFLPDMPEVLLRTGHFLKTEVLIGLNQDEGTYFLVYGAPGYDITSQSLISRENFLKGVDLVLPGFSDVTRETAIFQYTDWSDENSGMKNRDLLGRMLGDRDFNCPVLEFAQRYTEHGGKARLFLFDHHSSTNPWPAWMGVMHGYEIEFVFGMPLNRTLGYLEEEVVMSRRMMKYWANMARTGNPSIEEGDWPLFTVDQQEYITLNSSPPHTQKRLAAHQCQFWNNFLPKLQDITGC